The following proteins come from a genomic window of Lycium ferocissimum isolate CSIRO_LF1 chromosome 4, AGI_CSIRO_Lferr_CH_V1, whole genome shotgun sequence:
- the LOC132053445 gene encoding G-type lectin S-receptor-like serine/threonine-protein kinase B120: MASGLIISHWCIFLFIISCAANKIRQGEILRDGDTIISPKRKFILGFFSPKGSNERFLGIWYADVPVDSVVWVANRDKPISDKNGVFTIEKNGNLVVKNGRGDLLWSTNVTVDTTNSTGSLLDNGNLVIVNSNNRDLWQSFQHPTDTFLPEMKVYMDGVLRSWTSESDPSRGRYSLGVNPRGSPQIVIWDGPNRRWRSGYWDGLLFTGVPDMKAVYLHGFKLYNEGNRLYFTYTAANASDLVRFHISPTGYELQQRWDNDKGQWSMIQSHPSDGCDLYNFCGNFAKCDVSNSQKCVCLDGFVPKDWGQWNARNWSEGCVRRTRSECRGNSSDGGKRDGFLEIERIKLPDFADNLDIRNIDECKRKCSENCSCTAYAFVSGINCMIWSGDLVDLQQFKEGGNTLYIRLAHSEFSKKNRTMKIVLISILAAGAFVVCMAVLLLCKYRAKTRASKRINQMEISEQTRSREFSMDLSGPGDLSVEGHQGSGCELTFFSFSRVAAATGNFSSENKLGQGGFGPVYKGKLQCGLEIAVKRLSRKSGQGVEEFKNEIMLIAKLQHRNLVKLLGCCIEGEEKMLLYEYMPNRSLDSFLFDPVKQAQLHWRKRFNIIEGIARGLLYLHRDSRLRIIHRDLKASNILLDEEMNPKISDFGMARIFGGNQNEANTNRVVGTYGYMAPEYAMEGLFSGKSDVYSFGVLLLEIICGQRNTSFRSDEHSGIIGYAWEKWDEGTPMDLVDRSIWDECQHDEALRCIHLALICVQDMAVHRPNMSSVVLMLETDNIRLPLPRQPTYTSMRKYEDADIWNDKQEFTSNNVTISVIVGR, encoded by the exons ATGGCCAGTGGTCTCATTATTTCCCACTGGTGCAtttttttgttcattatttCTTGTGCAGCCAATAAAATTAGACAAGGAGAAATTCTAAGAGATGGTGACACTATTATTTCTCCAAAAAGGAAatttattttgggattttttagTCCTAAAGGTTCTAATGAAAGGTTTCTTGGTATATGGTATGCTGATGTTCCAGTAGATTCAGTTGTTTGGGTTGCAAATAGAGATAAACCAATTTCtgataaaaatggtgtctttacAATTGAGAAAAATGGGAATTTAGTTGTTAAAAATGGTCGTGGCGATTTATTATGGTCGACGAATGTTACTGTTGATACGACGAATTCTACGGGGTCCCTTTTGGACAATGGCAATCTTGTCATAGTTAATAGTAATAACAGGGACTTGTGGCAGAGTTTTCAGCATCCTACAGACACATTTTTGCCAGAAATGAAGGTTTATATGGATGGAGTTTTGAGGTCTTGGACTAGTGAAAGTGACCCTTCACGTGGAAG ATACTCCTTGGGAGTTAATCCTCGCGGATCACCACAGATTGTGATATGGGATGGACCAAATAGACGTTGGAGAAGTGGATATTGGGATGGACTCTTATTCACAGGTGTTCCAGATATGAAGGCTGTGTATTTACATGGTTTCAAGCTTTACAACGAGGGGAATAGGCTATACTTCACTTACACTGCAGCAAATGCTTCTGATTTAGTGAGGTTCCATATTAGCCCAACCGGATATGAGTTGCAACAAAGGTGGGATAACGATAAGGGACAATGGAGCATGATACAGTCTCATCCATCAGATGGTTGTGACCTATATAACTTTTGTGGGAATTTCGCGAAATGTGATGTCTCAAATTCGCAAAAATGTGTCTGTTTAGATGGATTTGTACCAAAAGATTGGGGACAGTGGAATGCGAGAAACTGGTCAGAAGGGTGTGTTAGGAGAACAAGATCGGAATGCAGGGGAAATAGTAGTGATGGTGGAAAGAGGGATGGATTTTTGGAGATTGAGAGAATCAAGTTGCCGGATTTTGCTGATAATTTAGATATACGAAACATCGACGAGTGTAAAAGAAAGTGCTCGGAAAATTGTTCATGTACTGCTTATGCTTTTGTTAGCGGAATAAACTGCATGATATGGAGTGGAGATTTAGTTGATCTGCAGCAGTTCAAGGAAGGCGGAAATACTCTCTATATTCGCCTTGCTCATTCTGAATTCA GTAAAAAGAACAGGACAATGAAAATTGTGCTAATATCCATTCTGGCAGCCGGGGCTTTTGTTGTTTGTATGGCAGTTTTGCTACTCTGCAAGTATAGAGCCAAAACTCGAg CATCCAAGAGGATCAACCAAATGGAGATAAGCGAGCAAACTAGGAGCAGAGAGTTCTCTATGGACTTATCGGGACCAGGAGACTTGAGTGTTGAAGGGCATCAAGGAAGTGGTTGCGAACTAACTTTCTTCAGTTTCAGCCGTGTAGCAGCGGCAACCGGCAACTTTTCTAGTGAAAACAAGCTGGGACAAGGAGGATTTGGCCCTGTCTACAAG GGCAAGCTACAATGTGGCCTAGAAATTGCAGTGAAGCGGCTTTCAAGAAAGTCAGGACAAGGTGTAGAGGAGTTCAAGAATGAGATTATGTTAATTGCCAAATTACAACATAGGAATCTTGTTAAACTTTTGGGCTGCTGCATTGAGGGAGAAGAAAAAATGCTGCTTTATGAGTACATGCCCAACAGAAGTTTAGATTCATTTCTATTTG ATCCTGTTAAGCAAGCTCAATTACACTGGAGGAAACGCTTCAACATTATTGAAGGGATCGCCCGGGGGCTCCTGTATCTCCATAGAGATTCGCGACTCAGGATAATCCATAGAGATTTAAAGGCTAGTAATATTTTGCTAGATGAAGAGATGAATCCGAAAATTTCAGACTTTGGTATGGCCAGGATATTTGGAGGAAACCAAAATGAAGCAAATACAAACAGGGTAGTAGGCACATA TGGATATATGGCTCCCGAGTATGCAATGGAAGGCTTGTTCTCCGGAAAATCTGATGTCTACAGCTTTGGTGTACTACTACTGGAGATCATTTGTGGTCAGAGGAACACAAGCTTTCGCTCAGATGAACACTCAGGCATTATTGGTTAT GCATGGGAGAAATGGGATGAAGGTACGCCAATGGACTTAGTGGACCGTTCAATTTGGGACGAGTGTCAGCACGATGAAGCATTGAGATGCATACACTTGGCACTAATTTGTGTGCAAGATATGGCAGTTCACAGACCGAACATGTCTTCTGTTGTGTTAATGTTGGAGACGGACAATATAAGGTTGCCCTTGCCTAGGCAACCTACTT